A region of Cataglyphis hispanica isolate Lineage 1 chromosome 8, ULB_Chis1_1.0, whole genome shotgun sequence DNA encodes the following proteins:
- the LOC126851570 gene encoding kelch domain-containing protein 10 homolog isoform X1, with translation MYKFKPFVFMEHAANGPERPKARSGHRIACDYRNLYSYGGFNPCISDTDPDMLDDQTWVASKPLFKELWRFNLVSERWKRLPGQENMPNELASNAVILRGNALMVYGGTGVPFGESCSNQLYVCNVNDGTMKIVPATGDLPEPQYGQALVYHSSYLYTVGGTTGYEYTCDIHRFDLKNGIWETVYVCSGKEESEPHGRYRHELAFDGKMIYVLGGGTSTEAYGFSEIPAFDLETNRWRTLNTHGDSDEAMVPAPRRCHGSVQYTDEKSGITSVVISGGYNGDRVFSDVWRLDLSTLQWTCLRECILPCPVYFHSAALIPEGRMYIFGGIVKVNNMIQRTNAVHSAWITIPKLSEICWQALNYYYPTLRDCSPNKLLHIGIPLKFVQRLEYYDYTINW, from the exons ATGTACAAATTTAAACCGTTCGTGTTCATGGAGCACGCAGCGAACGGGCCAGAACGTCCGAAGGCTCGTAGCGGTCATCGAATCGCGTGTGATTATCGAAATCTGTATTCTTACGGCGGCTTCAATCCTTGCATATCTGATACTGACCCGGATATGCTCGATGATCAGACATGGGTGGCCAGCAAACCGCTGTTCAAGGAACTGTGGCGCTTCAACCTGGTAAGCGAACGTTGGAAACGATTACCCGGTCAAGAGAACATGCCGAATGAACTGGCATCGAACGCGGTGATACTTCGTGGCAACGCGCTGATGGTGTACGGCGGTACCGGCGTGCCCTTTGGTGAGAGTTGTAGCAATCAGCTATATGTCTGCAATGTAAACGATGGCACGATGAAGATAGTACCGGCCACAGGCGACCTACCTGAACCTCAGTATGGAcag GCCCTGGTATATCATAGTTCCTATCTCTACACAGTCGGTGGTACCACTGGTTACGAATACACATGTGATATTCATCGATTTGATCTGAAAAATGGTATCTGGGAAACAGTATATGTTTGTTCTGGAAAAGAAGAGTCAGAGCCTCATGGAAGATACAGGCATGAGCTTGCCTTTGATGGCAAGATGATTTATGTCCTGGGTGGTGGCACCTCGACAGAGGCCTATGGCTTTTCG GAAATACCGGCATTTGACTTGGAGACCAATAGATGGAGGACGTTGAACACGCATGGCGACAGTGACGAAGCTATGGTGCCGGCCCCTCGACGCTGTCACGGTTCCGTTCAATATACGGACGAAAAAAGCGGCATTACTTCGGTTGTTATATCGGGTGGCTACAATGGTGACAGGGTATTCTCCGACGTTTGGCGGCTCGATCTAAGTACGCTGCAATGGACATGCCTAAGAGAGTGCATCCTACCATGTCCGGTGTACTTCCACTCGGCCGCACTGATTCCGGAAGGTCGCATGTATATATTCGGCGGTATAGTCAAAGTGAACAATATG ATACAGAGAACAAACGCGGTTCATTCCGCTTGGATTACGATTCCCAAACTATCTGAGATCTGCTGGCAggcattgaattattattatccaaCGTTGAGAGATTGTTCGCCGAACAAATTGCTTCACATTGGCATACCATTGAAATTCGTGCAAAGACTcgaatattatgattatactaTTAATTGGTGA
- the LOC126851570 gene encoding kelch domain-containing protein 10 homolog isoform X2, producing the protein MYKFKPFVFMEHAANGPERPKARSGHRIACDYRNLYSYGGFNPCISDTDPDMLDDQTWVASKPLFKELWRFNLVSERWKRLPGQENMPNELASNAVILRGNALMVYGGTGVPFGESCSNQLYVCNVNDGTMKIVPATGDLPEPQYGQALVYHSSYLYTVGGTTGYEYTCDIHRFDLKNGIWETVYVCSGKEESEPHGRYRHELAFDGKMIYVLGGGTSTEAYGFSEIPAFDLETNRWRTLNTHGDSDEAMVPAPRRCHGSVQYTDEKSGITSVVISGGYNGDRVFSDVWRLDLSTLQWTCLRECILPCPVYFHSAALIPEGRMYIFGDTENKRGSFRLDYDSQTI; encoded by the exons ATGTACAAATTTAAACCGTTCGTGTTCATGGAGCACGCAGCGAACGGGCCAGAACGTCCGAAGGCTCGTAGCGGTCATCGAATCGCGTGTGATTATCGAAATCTGTATTCTTACGGCGGCTTCAATCCTTGCATATCTGATACTGACCCGGATATGCTCGATGATCAGACATGGGTGGCCAGCAAACCGCTGTTCAAGGAACTGTGGCGCTTCAACCTGGTAAGCGAACGTTGGAAACGATTACCCGGTCAAGAGAACATGCCGAATGAACTGGCATCGAACGCGGTGATACTTCGTGGCAACGCGCTGATGGTGTACGGCGGTACCGGCGTGCCCTTTGGTGAGAGTTGTAGCAATCAGCTATATGTCTGCAATGTAAACGATGGCACGATGAAGATAGTACCGGCCACAGGCGACCTACCTGAACCTCAGTATGGAcag GCCCTGGTATATCATAGTTCCTATCTCTACACAGTCGGTGGTACCACTGGTTACGAATACACATGTGATATTCATCGATTTGATCTGAAAAATGGTATCTGGGAAACAGTATATGTTTGTTCTGGAAAAGAAGAGTCAGAGCCTCATGGAAGATACAGGCATGAGCTTGCCTTTGATGGCAAGATGATTTATGTCCTGGGTGGTGGCACCTCGACAGAGGCCTATGGCTTTTCG GAAATACCGGCATTTGACTTGGAGACCAATAGATGGAGGACGTTGAACACGCATGGCGACAGTGACGAAGCTATGGTGCCGGCCCCTCGACGCTGTCACGGTTCCGTTCAATATACGGACGAAAAAAGCGGCATTACTTCGGTTGTTATATCGGGTGGCTACAATGGTGACAGGGTATTCTCCGACGTTTGGCGGCTCGATCTAAGTACGCTGCAATGGACATGCCTAAGAGAGTGCATCCTACCATGTCCGGTGTACTTCCACTCGGCCGCACTGATTCCGGAAGGTCGCATGTATATATTCGGCG ATACAGAGAACAAACGCGGTTCATTCCGCTTGGATTACGATTCCCAAACTATCTGA
- the LOC126851571 gene encoding exosome complex component RRP45 translates to MREVLLTNCERNFVNKCIEEETRLDGRRLLQPRPVKIYFGSEWGCCVVSLGHTKAIAQVSCDIQQPKAFRSNEGTIYINVELGPLAAQHLESGRPSEAAILISRQLEKCFKDSKCIDLESLCIVADKKVWNLRIDINIINHDGNLIDCASIATLAALMHFHRPDVTSTGEEIIIHPASEKDFLPLTLFYYPVCISFITFECGKTIMDPTYIEERVGVAELTLGMNSYRELCSLHFDYLTKTMTVEDVISAVSNHAANYATKLVQEIKEAVTKDVQSRYKKDNSSTNRFKESIQTDKITAMISDRISIKLQKWDETTIVEDDHMEVENEKSYIIKHGEGSADLIPVFDDSNKKEESFSSIYDSDSDNQCFQSPIPEKEHIVIDLVDEDSD, encoded by the exons atgaGAGAAGTTTTACTCACAAATTGTGAACGAAATTTCGTAAACAAATGTATAGAAGAGGAAACG aGATTAGATGGGCGAAGATTATTACAGCCACGGCcagtgaaaatttattttggctCCGAATGGGGATGTTGTGTAGTATCTCTTGGACATaccaa AGCAATAGCACAAGTATCATGTGATATACAACAACCAAAAGCATTTCGTTCTAATGAaggtacaatatatataaatgttgagCTTGGTCCATTAGCGGCGCAGCACCTTGAAAGTGGCAGACCATCTGAAGCTGCTATATTGATTAGTAGACAGCTGGAAAAGTGTTTCAAAGATTCAAAGTGCATAGACTTGGAATCTCTCTGTATTGTAGCAGATAAGAAG gTGTGGAATTTgagaattgatattaatatcataaatcacGATGGAAATCTGATCGATTGTGCCTCTATAGCAACACTCGCAGCTCTCATGCATTTTCACAGGCCAGATGTTACTTCCACTGGCGaggaaattattatacatccaGCATCCGAGAAAGATTTTCTtccattaacattattttactatCCTGTTTGCATATCTTTCATAACTTTTGAATG tGGCAAGACCATAATGGATCCAACATATATTGAAGAAAGAGTTGGTGTCGCTGAACTCACTCTTGGTATGAATTCTTATAGAGAACTCTGCAGTTtgcattttgattatttaacgaAAACCATGACGGTCGAGGACGTCATATCCGCTGTTTCTAATCATGCGGCAAATTATGCGACTAAATTAGTACAAGAGATTAAAGAGGCGGTAACTAAAGATGTACAATCACg atacaaaaaagataatagcAGTACAAATCGATTTAAAGAGAGCATTCAAACAGATAAAATTACAGCAATGATAAGCGATCGCATtagtattaaattacaaaaatgggACGAGACAACTATAGTAGAAG atgATCATATGGAAGTAGAAAATGAGAagagttatattataaaacacgGAGAAGGATCTGCTGATTTAATACCTGTTTTTGAT GATTcaaataagaaagaagaaagtttTAGCAGTATATATGATTCAGATTCGGACAATCAATGCTTTCAATCGCCAATTCCGGAAAAAGAACACATAGTGATAGACTTAG TGGATGAAGATAGTGATTAA
- the LOC126851545 gene encoding alkylated DNA repair protein alkB homolog 8 has product MSLSDKTDIIIEDYKERNNKKNLRKQRRAHYRLLRDMNIKCSDRPTQHLMICNGGLVTGIKRETLQCVLDALISKYALTMPTGKSYCFITCNSKEDATCVYNYVHGRIKLPGQNGPLYVCYTETVPKIENAKSTFPPGLTLIENFITKEQEETLLRTLDWDECESVSSQLKHRQVKHFGYEFEYGTNMVNPDNPIAPIPQDYKFLQTLFDKHNHKYTYDQLTINKYLPGQGIPSHIDTHSVFEDTILSLSLGSAYIMNFKKEDRNINVLLPARSLLIMTGEARYAWTHGICPRHSDVIETENGTTTQERDIRVSFTFRKVRRGGCCCNFKEYCDTRNDTTAFVDAETASGLEDSYVHKVYEEISNHFNETRHKQWPNVTKFLESLKEGTLLLDVGCGNGKYLYEDRNIYKMGCDRSSRLTDICHKRGYEVLQCDCLYLPYRDNSVDAAISIAVIHHLSTRERRLRAISEMVRVLRPTGKCLIYVWAKEQRKNSTDSFYLKYGKKKKDETENRDQSEIGRERISECGLTLPVHENRTNFAHSDMLVPWKKKSGERFLRYYHVFQEDELAELCTEISAAMIKEVYYDQGNWCIIIEKCREIAGNKN; this is encoded by the exons ATGTCTTTGAGTGACAAAACGGACATTATAATTGAAGATTATAAAGAAaggaacaataaaaaaaatttacgcaaACAGAGACGTGCTCATTACAGACTACTTAGAGATATGAATATCAAATGCTCTGATCGACCCACACAG cacTTGATGATATGTAATGGTGGTTTAGTTACTGGTATTAAAAGGGAAACATTGCAATGCGTATTAGATGCATTGATCTCCAAGTATGCTTTGACAATGCCAACAGGCAAgtcatattgttttataacatGCAATTCGAAGGAAGATGCAAcatgtgtgtataattatgtTCATGGACGTATTAAGCTTCCAGGCCAAAATGGCCCATTATATGTATGCTATACTGAAACAG TTCCTAAGATAGAAAATGCTAAATCTACATTTCCACCTGGTCTTACGttaatagagaattttataacaaaggaACAAGAAGAAACTTTATTAAGAACACTTGATTGGGATGAATgtg AATCTGTCTCATCGCAGTTGAAACATAGACAAGTGAAACATTTCGGATATGAGTTTGAGTATGGCACAAATATGGTGAATCCTGACAATCCAATTGCGCCGATTCCGCAAGACTACAAATTCCTGCAGACTTTATTTGACAAACATAATCATAAGTATACATATGATCAGCTAACTATCAATAAATACTTACCTGGACAAG GTATTCCATCGCATATCGATACACATAGTGTCTTTGAAGATACGATACTGTCTTTATCACTTGGTTCTGCATACATCATGAACTTTAAGAAGGAAGATCGGAATATTAATGTGCTCCTGCCAGCTAGATCTTTGTTGATCATGACAGGGGAGGCAAGATACGCGTGGACACATGGCATCTGTCCCCGTCACAGTGATGTAATTGAGACAGAGAATGGAACCACAACACAGGAACGTGACATCAGAGTATCCTTCACTTTCAGGAAGGTGCGACGAGGTGGATGTTGCTGCAACTTCAAAGAATACTGTGATACTAGAAACGATACCACTGCGTTCGTTGATGCCGAAACAGCATCGGGACTGGAAGATTCGTATGTACATAAG GTTTATGAGGAAATATCTAATCACTTTAATGAGACGCGACATAAACAATGGCCTAATGTAACCAAATTTCTCGAAAGTTTGAAAGAGGGTACATTATTGTTGGATGTAGGCTGTGGGAATGGCAAATATCTTTACGaagatcgaaatatatataaa ATGGGATGCGATCGTAGTTCCAGATTGACGGATATATGTCATAAGCGAGGCTATGAGGTTCTTCAATGCGACTGTTTGTACCTGCCATACAGAGACAATTCTGTGGACGCGGCGATCAGTATTGCAGTGATTCATCATCTGTCAACTCGGGAACGGAGACTACGCGCCATTTCCGAAATGGTTCGAGTATTGAGACCGACAGGAAAATGCTTGATTTATGTGTGGGCGAAAGAACAGCGCAAAAATTCCACGGATTCGTTCTATTTGAAgtatggcaaaaaaaaaaaggatgagaCCGAAAACAGAGACCAGAGCGAGATCGGCCGTGAAAGAATTTCCGAATGTGGTTTAACGTTGCCGGTTCATGAAAATAGAACAAACTTTGCTCACAGCGATATGTTAGTGCCTTGGAAAAAGAAGAGCGGCGAACGTTTCTTGAGATATTATCATGTATTTCAGGAAGACGAGCTTGCAGAACTATGCACGGAAATATCCGCAGCCATGATTAAGGAAGTTTATTACGATCAAGGTAATTGGTGCATTATTATAGAGAAATGTAGGGAGATCgcaggaaataaaaattag
- the LOC126851590 gene encoding small ubiquitin-related modifier-like, whose translation MSDNQEQKPEAGPGDANSEYIKLKVVGNDSNEIHFRVKMTTQMGKLKKSYSDRVGVPMTSLRFLFDGKRINDDETPKQLEMENDDVIEVYQEQTGGH comes from the exons aTGTCCGACAATCAG GAACAAAAGCCCGAAGCCGGTCCAGGCGATGCGAATTCAGAATACATCAAGCTCAAAGTCGTCGGCAAT GACAGCAACGAAATTCACTTTAGGGTAAAGATGACCACTCAAATGGGAAAGCTAAAGAAATCCTATAGTGATCGTGTG ggGGTACCTATGACATCGCTTAGGTTTCTTTTTGATGGTAAAAGAATCAATGATGATGAAACACCAAAGCag CTTGAAATGGAGAATGATGATGTCATTGAAGTATATCAAGAACAAACAGGTGGCCATTAA